The segment TAACAAACTCTAGATGGAAATGCTCCCATATAGAGTTAATTTCTCTAGTGACTAACTTTCCTGAGGTCAATGTTATGCTACGTgggatattattctcaagctgttttattaatgtctttctgtggttgaaacactggttgagagattacatgCATATCTAGACCGTCTGTTCTTCTGAACGTCTGTgcactttttcctgttgtgcCAGTTAGCTAACAGTGTTGCATTACCGCGCACGCCCCCTTTTGAACTGGAGTGTGGATCGGCAGTGATTCGTGCCTGTATTCATCATCTAACTGCATGAACCGAACCGTGACGTCCGCACCGTACAATTCGGGACCACTAGTAGCCTATCATAATGCAgttgtaatatatttaatttattccctttcacatgacattttaagattttaacatttaaagtacattttgaaatgtccaGCATTAATATAAATGCAAATTCAATTTCTTATCTAATAATTATAGTAGGCCTAATTCATATATATCAtctctacagacattttttccttGCTTGTTTAGTTTAGTCATGTGTTTATCCTTcaagttgtttttttctctgtgaTCTACAGCGGATCCTACAGTGAAGGATTTCATCGGAGGCTTTACAGCTCTGCATTATGCTGCCATGCACGGCCGTGCCCGCATCGCCCGCCTCATGCTGGAGTCAGAGTATCGCAGCGACATCATCAATGCCAAGAGCAACGATGGCTGGACTCCTTTGCACGTGGCGGCCCACTACGGCCGCGACTCCTTCGTGCGTCTCCTCTTAGAGTTCAAAGCCGAGGTGGACCCGCTCAGCGACAAAGGCACAACGCCGCTTCAACTGGCAATTATCCGCGAGCGCTCCAGCTGCGTTCGCATTCTGCTCGATCACAACGCCAACATAGACATTCAGAACGGCTTCTTGTTGCGTTACGCCGTCATTAAGGGCAACCACTCATACTGTCGCATGTTCCTGCAGCGGGGAGCGGACACTAACCTGGGCCGGCTGGAGGACGGACAGACGCCACTGCACCTGTCGGCCCTCAGAGACGATGTGCTGTGCGCTCAGATGCTGTACACGTACGGAGCCGATACAAACACACGGAACTACGAGGGCCAGACCCCTGTGGCCGTTTCCGTCAGCATGTCTGGCATCAGTCGACCCTGTCTGGATTTCCTGCAGGAGGTCACAAGTAGGTTCTTTTTCCTCTTTAAATCTTTATATGTGGACTGTCAGAATTGTTCTTAATTTTTTGGTAGAtggtaggggtgtaacggtacacagaAGGCACGGTTTGGTATTTGCCTCAGTTTTGgggtcacggttcggtacgatTTCGTTACAATAGGAaaattggtcacactttagtttagggtccagttctcaatattaactatgacttttgcctcaataaacccctaattactgctt is part of the Chanodichthys erythropterus isolate Z2021 chromosome 11, ASM2448905v1, whole genome shotgun sequence genome and harbors:
- the asb7 gene encoding ankyrin repeat and SOCS box protein 7, giving the protein MQNTTSVLDLQDINEWDTGASDARTARCDRMLNHHCRRNPELQEELQIQAAVAAGDVYTVRKMLEQGYSPKIRDANGWTLLHFSAAKGKERCVRVFLEHGADPTVKDFIGGFTALHYAAMHGRARIARLMLESEYRSDIINAKSNDGWTPLHVAAHYGRDSFVRLLLEFKAEVDPLSDKGTTPLQLAIIRERSSCVRILLDHNANIDIQNGFLLRYAVIKGNHSYCRMFLQRGADTNLGRLEDGQTPLHLSALRDDVLCAQMLYTYGADTNTRNYEGQTPVAVSVSMSGISRPCLDFLQEVTRQPRTLQDLCRIKIRQCIGLQSLKFLEDLPIAKVMKDYLKHKFDNV